GCTCCTTGTTCCGACTTCCCTGTAAATCGGTTTTCTCTTCTCTTGAGAGTCTGCGTATGTACTATTGCAAAGAACATTTATTCATTACTTCCACACAAGTCTTGCACAAACTGATGATATAGGGacgcagctagctagctagctaactgTATCTAGATGGCACTGCTCCGGAGCAAAGAAGAGACAGTTCTGTTGGAGGTCAAACGTGAAGCGTGTGTCCAGCATCTGCCTCGCGCCTATAACCATCCTCTCTGCGTACGGCACTACGGTAAAACACGCGTAGTGGGAATGCTTGTGCATCGATTCCACAAACATCAGCTCCAGAACCGACGAACATTTTCTTCGAAATTGTTTGGTGGAataatttttcaaattcatgaacatttttttgatttaacaaacattttttaaaatgcatgatcattttttgaatcaatAAACTATTTTATAAGTCATGAAAAGGTTTTGAAATTTTAGGATATTTTTCacttcatgaacaatttttgaattggcgttttttcaatttcattaacatttttaatacacggACTTTTAAAAAAATCATGCAAAGTTTTAAATTTCCTAAACATTTGTTTTTAAAATTGAGAATATTTTTGAATATGCGAATATTTTCTGAATCCATAAACATTTATTAATTATTATacattttatttcaaaattttcatctTTGAAATTTCCGGAACTTTTTTgaagtcccaaattatttaaagtagaaaaacAAAGacggaaaaggaaaacaaaaattaaaaaaaatgaaattgaAGAAACAGGCCGCCCGGACATGGGCTGGTCCAAACAGACGCATTATGTCTTCTCCCAGCGCGCAGAGCGCAATATAGTAGGTTTTTACTATATGGGCCGGCCCAGACGGGGATTCATGTGTGAAACgttttttatcacttataggtggcatcgacgggtaatattttgcaactttagGGGCAATTTTGATGATGTATCACCAGAAGCAATAGTCCCTTTATTATTAGATACAGATATAGATAGATTAAACCTCATATCCAAAAATCTGCCTACgttttttagtagcttctcaatgAACTCCGTCTATCAGTACACATCCGGAATCTTATGAATTTGTAACCATATTGGCATATGCACAAATTCCACTTCTTCGGCTGGAATAAAACCATCATATGGATGGAGAAGGCAAACCCAATTTCTGACCTAAACATACCTTTGTTTTTGGTTGAAAGGCAATTCTTCGCCACTAAGGGCGTGTTTGGATTGCTGGGTCACACCTGTATCACACCTGACGTGCAAAATCCAACGTGTTTGGTATCCTGCGGCCTTCTCAGCCTGGCTTGTCAGATGCAAAAGAGGGCCTCTCAGCCAGGCTGAGGGAAACACGAGAATTGGGAGTATCCGGCAGCCAGCCTCGCGCATGGATCACCCTTTATTTTTTTATCTCTCCCACGCTTCAGATCCGATCAAGCACACCAACCAGCCATCGCCATCTGAGCCCCCTCGTCCGCTAACGATGCGAACTCCCTCGCCGGAGAGCGAATCTGCCGGCATTGCTCCACGCCCATGTTGTGGGCTCGCTGCCTTGCTTCGACATCGTTGGGTTCCGCCGCCGCCGAATTACGGCATCACCACGCGCACGCGCACCCGCCACCCATTGAGATGAAGAAGGGGGAGGGGAGCACCTGCACGTCACGAGCCACAACTGGCatcatgtttctcccccttttCACCTCGAGGCGAGCCACCGCCGCAAATCCAGTTGGGGTAAAATCTCTACTGCCGGCATCTCCTACCGGTTGTTGTCCCCCCTTCATTTTGTTGGTGTCACGGCCATCTACCCCATCTAAGTGGAATGGTCAGATTGGTGAGAATGTTTTTATTGTTTTGGTTCAGGTTTCAGTTCATTCTTGTTTTACTTGTTTGAGGTTATAAAGTAGATGGATTGAAGTCGAAGTTGTATCTTACACTTTGGTGGTAATTCATGGTTGTAATATGAACTCTTTTCCTCATATTTTGCTTGATGGTGTTTGTGTTTCGTGTTGTCGATTAGAGCCTGTGTGTGCCAGAGCTCCTTGCTATGACTTTCTTGTAAATCAGTTTTCTCTTCTCTTGAGCGTCCGTGTTTGTACTATTGCAAAAAACATTTATTCATTATTTCCACACAAGTCTTGCATGAACTGATAATATAGGGATGTAGCTAGGTAGCTAGTTAACTGTGCTAGTGTCTAGGTGGCAATCCTCCGGAGCAAAGAAGAGGCGGTTGTGTTGGAGGTCAAACGTGAAGCGCGTGTCCAACATCTGCCCCGCGCCTATCACCGTCCTCTCTGCGTATGCCGCGATGGCGAAACACGCGTAGTGGGTATGCTGATGCATCGTCTCCACAAACAGCAGCTCCGGCTTGATAAAGAGCGATGCCGATTCCGGGTAGAAGTGGAGCGTCACGCTCGGGAAGTGCACGCGGATACTGTCCCACGTCCCATGGAAGCAGAGCTTCTGCGCTGGGGGCAATATCGCGTGGTGCACCCCATGGCGCTGCATGTGCTTCACGACCTCGGCCGCCAGGACATGGTATGCGGGCGGGGCCATCAAGGTGTACGCTGTCCCGACGTCGAGGGTGCACCCACCGCGGAGGCTGTGCGGGTCGAACTTGAACGTCGCCGGCGTGATCGCCGTGAGCCTTCGCCCACCCAGGCTGACGCCAACGAGGTTGACGTAGTACATGCCTCTTCCCTTGGCGAGGTCCCAGTGCAGCAGCGCCGTGCTCCGTGCGTGCGACTGGTCCGGGATGTCTGCCCCGAACCTGAGGAAGCCACGCCGGTGGAGGTGCTCGTGCTGCTTGCCGACGAGGCAATAGGAGAAGCGCGAGCCGGCGAGGCCGCGGTCCGAGAGCTGCCGGATGAAGGAGGTCGGGTGCCTGTTGAGGCTCATGACGCCGGCCCAGACGTCGCGGTTATCGAACCCGTGCGTGCTGTGTGCGCAGCCGAAGACAAGGCCGCCGACGCTACTGATGGGGCTGCCGGGGCCGCTTCCGTCAAAGACGAAGTCGTCGCGGCCAAGGATGCCATGCGCGCTTGAGCCACCGTACTGGAACTCCACGTCGAAGATGCACCGGCCGTGGCCGGCGCGCCCGTACGGAGCCGTGCAGCGAGGGTCTGTGGACGCAACGTAGTGGTAATGAGGGGAGACGGCGGTGTTGAAGACGGAGCCGTCCTGCCTCTTCTCCGGTACGCAGGGCTGGCACTGCATCCACGTTAGTGGGCGAGCGAGGTCCAGCGCCAGCTTGTAGAAGTGCTGGGTTGCGCCGCTGCCGACGCCGACACGGACGCTGTAGAGGGGCCCCGAATATGGGATCATCTTGGGGCGTATGGACGTGATGTTCACGCCGCCCTCGGCATCACCTTCCGGCAGGAGCTCCTCGAGTACGCCGGCTGCAGTGCGGTAGTGGGGCACGAGGGGCAGGCTGAATCCGGCCGCACCGCTGCTTCTGGCGGCGCCGAGGGCAAGGCTCACCGGATTTAGCACGGCAACGAAGAAGCACAACGTGAAAGAGTATACACTGGACATGACTAATGTCTCTGGTTGCATTAGCACAATGATCCTTCTTTGCTTGGATGTCGTGTCTTAAATAGATAGACTTCTTCCACTCGTAATACATCAATACATGTACGATATGCATCATTTAATGTCTTTGATTTCATCACAACAATGAGATCCGTCTCTTGAAGTTGGAGTAGTGGATATGCATCATCTATCTCAATCTCAAATGATGCGGATGTGAACTAAATGTATAATCATTATTTTGCGCAGCGAAGATACAATAGTTTTGTATAGGGAGCCAGAAAAGATTTCTCattaatgtatttttttatagattTTCAATAAAAAAGAGAAGTACAATTAGTGAAAGGCATTGGCCAAAGATTTATATCCTTTGCAATTAGCACAATGATCCTTCTTTGCTTGGATGTCGTGTCTTAAATAGATAGACTCCTCCAACTCGTACTACATCAATACATTTATGAGATATGCATCATTTAATGTCTCTGGTTTCATTACAACAATGAGATCCTTTGCTTGGAGTTGGAGTAGTGTATATGCATCATTTATCTCAATCCCAAATGATGTGAATGTGAACTAAATGTATAATCATGATCTTACGCAGCGAAGATACACTGAGTTTTTTTTATAAGGAGCCAGAAAGGATTTCTCCTTAATGTATTTTGTATAGATTTTCAATAAAAAAGAGAAGTTCGTACAGGTAAATAAAAAATGAATAAAGCAAGGTCTAAGAGAAGTACAATTAGTGAAAGGCATTGGCCCAAGATTCATATCCTTTGCGGTTAGCACAATGATCCTTCTTCACTTGGATGTCGTGTCTTAGATAGATAGACTCCTCCAACTCGTACTACATCAATACATGTATGAGATATGCATCATTTAATGTCTCTGGTTTCATTAAAACAATGAGATCCTTTGCTTGGAGTTGGAGTAGTGGATATGCATCATTTATCTCAGATGATGCCGATGTGAACTATTGCTACGCCAAAATATATAACCATGATTTTGCGCAGAGAAGATACACCGAGTTTTTCATAGGGAACTAGAAGGAATTTCTCCGTACTATATTTTTTAATAGATTTTCAAGAAAGAAGAGAAGTTATACATGTAAAATAAAACAATTGATAAATCAAGTTCTAAGAAAAGGACAATCAATGAAAGGCATTGGTCCAAGATTCATATCCTTCATATCCTTTGCGGTTAGCACAATGATCCTTCTTCGCTTGGATGTCACGTCTTAAATAGATAGACTCCTCCCACTCCTACTACATCAATACATGTACCAGATACACGTCATTTAATGTCTTTGATTTCATCACAAGAATTATATTCGTCGCTTGGAGTTGGAGTAGTGGATATGAATCATTTATCTCAGATGATGCGGATATGAACTATTGCTTCTGCCAAAATGTACAATCATGATTTTGCACAACGAAGATACATAGAGTTTTTTTGTGGGGAACCAGAAGGGATTTCTCCTTACTTATTTTTTTTTATAGATTTTCAATAAAAAGAAGAAGTCCGTACACATAAAATAAAACAATGAATAAAACATGGTCTAAGAAAAGTACAACGAAAGGCATTGGCCCAAGAATGATATCCTTTCCGGTAGGCCTTATGAATCAGAAGCAAAATATATTGTCTAAAGTTTATTATGCAAGAATAGATGTTTGGTTGCATGCCCTTGTGGATGAAATAGTTCCTAGTGATCCAAATAGCCTAGGCAGTAGAGACAATGATTTCCATGGCAAATGGAACTTTGAGAGCAGATCTTAAGGATTGAATTTGGTCTTGAATGTGGCCTAACCCAGGTAACTATCCTTAACAAAGATATTGCCAACATACATAATCAAACAGACATTGGAATGGTTTTGGGTCCGGTTTCCCCTATTAACTGGACTAACTCTCTTCTTCTTTAATGCGATATGGGGCTCCCCGCCCTCAGACGAGGTTCGTAAAAAGGTGATCTGTTGATTCGGTTGTCGGGCCTCCACATAGCACAAATGTGTAATTAGGGAGGAAGAAGTATTTACTGGGGAGCAGCTCCCTTGTGTTCAATCTGTTGTATATGAGCAGCCAAAATCAATCTTTGTGTTTTTTCTGGCATCAGGACTTCCAAAGCTAATTGAGAGCGGCAACGGGGTCTTTTTCTCTAGTGATAGCCATATATAGGGAAGAGACAGAGTATTCCAAAGGAGATGAGCcacatttccatatatcatgatcgGTTTCTAGCTGAAAATCACCCTACATCAGCTCAAGGATGGTGAATTTCTAGAAAGCTTCCACAGATGGAGCAAAGGTGAAAAGGTTCAGGTCTATGATCATGATGCATGATCTGTTCGACAATGGTGTTTTCCTCAAGGGCAAAAGAGGCCAAATGGGACCATGAATCTTCCAGTTTGTTGCAAGTCCAATTATCGTTCTAGGAAAGGATAGAAGCATCATCTTGCACCTGACATGATGCCATATCTTTGAATTTAGGAAGCAGTTTTAAGCAGTCCATCTACCAGAAGGAGTAGTCTGCATTTTGAGCAAGTGAGGGCCATTCTGATAATAAGTATCCCAAACTAAATTGGCCTAGAGGATATTCTGCGTATTGAGGAACTTATAGATGTTTTCCATTAGGAGGGCATCATTCTGAGCTTCCAAATTCAAAATACGCAGGCCTCCTTGCTCCTTTGGCCTGCAAACCATTTCCCAAGATGCCAGGGGTGGATTTTTCTTTTCAAGATCTTTCCCTCTCCATAAATAATGCCTTCTATATTTTTTAATAGTACCTTTATATAATTTGAGGCAACTCATGATGAAAGTAGGGATAGAGGAGAGCACAACATTAACGATTAGGAGTCTACCCCCATATCCAAGGAATTCAACACATCC
This region of Triticum aestivum cultivar Chinese Spring chromosome 2D, IWGSC CS RefSeq v2.1, whole genome shotgun sequence genomic DNA includes:
- the LOC123048723 gene encoding aspartyl protease family protein 2; amino-acid sequence: MQPETLVMSSVYSFTLCFFVAVLNPVSLALGAARSSGAAGFSLPLVPHYRTAAGVLEELLPEGDAEGGVNITSIRPKMIPYSGPLYSVRVGVGSGATQHFYKLALDLARPLTWMQCQPCVPEKRQDGSVFNTAVSPHYHYVASTDPRCTAPYGRAGHGRCIFDVEFQYGGSSAHGILGRDDFVFDGSGPGSPISSVGGLVFGCAHSTHGFDNRDVWAGVMSLNRHPTSFIRQLSDRGLAGSRFSYCLVGKQHEHLHRRGFLRFGADIPDQSHARSTALLHWDLAKGRGMYYVNLVGVSLGGRRLTAITPATFKFDPHSLRGGCTLDVGTAYTLMAPPAYHVLAAEVVKHMQRHGVHHAILPPAQKLCFHGTWDSIRVHFPSVTLHFYPESASLFIKPELLFVETMHQHTHYACFAIAAYAERTVIGAGQMLDTRFTFDLQHNRLFFAPEDCHLDTSTVN